From Cytophagales bacterium, the proteins below share one genomic window:
- a CDS encoding MFS transporter, with the protein MRIKAHLPFDPSKFPFFYGIIILVAGSLGIFMSIPGQTMGVSVFTDPLLGVLNISRDELSLAYMFGTIGSSFLLPWAGKKYDLWGARTLAILSSLGLGLILMVLSNVDWIIFEVLGLSKPLLILIIMTVCFLFLRFFGQGVLTMTSRNMMMEWFDKRRGLATGISNVFVSVAFSISPIWLYHLISQYSWNGAWQLLAVVAGLIFPLFAFLVFRDRPEDSGLKPDGNFTGSKKVSKHLYPVVKQFTKSEAIRSYSFWIFALQLAMQGLYITGFTFHVISIFGESGLTEQEAIRIFLPSSYVAVAVTLIASSISDHIPLKYISMLKGAGACVGILGFILLGSWSGAYYLIVIGQGIMTGLFAVLNSVSWPRYFGRLHLGAITGQVTMMMVFASALGPILFSLSLTLFGSYILAGWICLFIFACLAIGAIKAENPQKGLQP; encoded by the coding sequence ATGAGAATCAAAGCCCATCTTCCGTTTGATCCTTCTAAGTTTCCCTTCTTCTATGGGATCATTATTCTGGTAGCAGGATCCTTGGGTATCTTCATGAGTATTCCCGGACAGACCATGGGTGTTTCTGTATTCACAGATCCATTGTTGGGAGTATTGAATATTTCCAGAGATGAGTTGAGCCTGGCGTATATGTTCGGGACCATTGGTAGTTCCTTTCTGCTTCCCTGGGCCGGAAAGAAGTATGACCTGTGGGGTGCACGTACATTGGCCATTCTATCAAGTCTGGGGTTAGGATTGATCTTGATGGTCTTAAGTAACGTGGACTGGATCATCTTTGAGGTACTTGGCTTATCCAAACCTTTGTTGATACTGATTATCATGACCGTCTGTTTCCTTTTTCTGCGATTCTTCGGGCAGGGGGTACTTACCATGACCTCCCGCAACATGATGATGGAATGGTTCGATAAAAGAAGAGGGTTAGCAACTGGGATTAGTAATGTATTCGTTTCCGTCGCATTTTCTATTTCACCCATCTGGTTGTATCACCTGATCTCTCAATACTCATGGAATGGTGCCTGGCAGCTATTAGCTGTAGTTGCGGGATTAATTTTTCCATTGTTCGCTTTTCTCGTTTTTAGAGATCGTCCGGAGGACAGTGGACTAAAGCCAGATGGAAATTTCACAGGGAGTAAAAAAGTCTCGAAACATCTTTACCCAGTAGTGAAGCAATTCACGAAAAGTGAGGCGATCCGTAGCTATTCTTTCTGGATATTTGCTTTGCAGTTGGCGATGCAGGGACTTTATATCACAGGATTTACTTTTCATGTAATATCCATTTTTGGGGAAAGCGGCCTGACGGAACAAGAAGCGATACGAATCTTTTTGCCCTCTTCCTATGTGGCTGTGGCCGTGACACTTATTGCCAGTAGCATCAGTGACCATATTCCGTTAAAGTATATTTCCATGCTCAAAGGAGCGGGTGCTTGCGTGGGCATTCTGGGATTCATTTTACTCGGTTCCTGGTCGGGTGCTTACTATCTAATCGTTATTGGTCAGGGAATCATGACCGGGCTTTTTGCGGTATTGAATTCGGTAAGCTGGCCACGCTATTTTGGAAGATTACATCTTGGTGCGATCACCGGACAGGTCACGATGATGATGGTATTTGCAAGTGCTTTAGGTCCGATCCTATTTAGTTTGTCTCTTACTCTTTTTGGTTCCTACATACTTGCCGGATGGATATGCCTCTTCATTTTTGCTTGCCTGGCTATTGGGGCGATTAAGGCGGAGAATCCACAGAAAGGGCTACAACCCTAA
- a CDS encoding DUF6597 domain-containing transcriptional factor, translating to MLFHYMIYHQEQPHDRLKELVRCLWRLENRGPEVIQHTILPDGFFDLLVSYQNQELKEIALSGLWTHRAQVMIMPGTVIFGVQFRPLSVEVLIQKQIASLLNDIDLIDQDFWGLDKFDERAQPFSSFMNNRLLTIVAKAKAIDSRKKHLLTLVDQTKGTQSVDQYSEVVCWTKRQINRYFQTTFGISLKTYCTIRKGAASFGQIKRGKLYPEQPYFDQSHFIKSIRKISGVTPSELTKNENDRFLQLSIIKEK from the coding sequence ATGCTCTTTCATTACATGATTTATCATCAGGAACAACCACACGATCGGTTAAAAGAATTGGTGAGGTGCTTATGGCGGCTTGAAAACCGAGGGCCAGAAGTAATTCAGCACACTATTCTTCCTGATGGCTTTTTCGATCTGTTGGTGAGCTACCAAAATCAGGAGTTGAAGGAAATAGCGTTATCTGGCTTGTGGACGCATAGAGCACAGGTGATGATCATGCCTGGCACCGTCATATTTGGGGTACAGTTTAGACCCCTGTCCGTGGAAGTCTTGATTCAAAAGCAAATAGCTTCATTATTAAATGATATTGATCTAATAGATCAGGACTTTTGGGGGCTGGATAAATTTGATGAAAGAGCTCAACCATTCTCCTCCTTCATGAATAATCGATTATTAACAATCGTTGCAAAAGCTAAAGCAATTGATTCACGGAAAAAGCATCTTTTAACGCTGGTGGACCAAACCAAAGGAACACAATCTGTGGATCAGTATTCGGAGGTAGTTTGTTGGACTAAACGTCAGATCAACAGGTATTTTCAAACGACTTTTGGGATTTCACTAAAAACTTACTGCACGATCAGAAAGGGTGCCGCTTCATTTGGACAGATCAAGAGAGGTAAATTGTACCCGGAACAGCCATATTTTGACCAATCTCATTTTATCAAATCGATCAGGAAAATTTCGGGAGTCACTCCCAGTGAATTAACCAAAAACGAAAACGACCGATTTTTACAATTGTCGATTATAAAGGAAAAATAA
- a CDS encoding acetyl-CoA hydrolase/transferase C-terminal domain-containing protein: protein MINAQSAKAALAPVQSGDNIFIHTAGATPQSLVQGLVERADELKDVTIYQMHTEGPAPYAEERYADSFKVVAMFMGPNVRKAINEGRGDFIPSFFSEVPIMIRQGTIPIDVALVQVSPPDKHGFCSMGISVETTLAAVETAKTVIAQINPQMPRTHGDGLLHVSSFAAVLEKDEPLPEIPPHPLSEVEKHIGQHVASIIEDGATLQMGIGAIPDATLACLGNHKDLGVHTEMFSDGVLPLIESGVINNRLKTKHPNVLVSGFLIGSRKLYDFVDDNPMVRMLDIEYVNDTAVIRKQPRMTSINSAIEIDITGQVCADSIGSRMYSGVGGQMDFIRGASLSPGGKPIIALPSSTKRGESKIVPFLKQGAGVVTTRAHVHYVATEHGIVNLQGKSLKQRAKEMIRIAHPDHQETLEKAAFERFKSF, encoded by the coding sequence ATGATCAACGCACAATCTGCAAAAGCAGCACTCGCGCCTGTCCAATCAGGAGACAACATTTTTATTCATACAGCGGGAGCTACGCCTCAGTCATTGGTCCAAGGATTGGTCGAACGGGCCGATGAATTGAAGGATGTCACCATCTATCAGATGCACACAGAAGGGCCAGCCCCTTATGCCGAGGAACGGTATGCCGATAGCTTCAAAGTGGTGGCAATGTTCATGGGTCCCAATGTCCGCAAAGCGATCAATGAAGGTCGTGGAGACTTTATTCCCAGCTTCTTCAGTGAAGTCCCAATTATGATCCGGCAGGGTACTATTCCAATCGATGTAGCACTGGTCCAGGTTTCACCGCCAGACAAACATGGTTTTTGTTCGATGGGTATTTCAGTAGAAACCACCTTGGCTGCCGTAGAAACTGCAAAAACGGTCATAGCACAGATCAACCCTCAGATGCCTCGCACACACGGAGATGGGTTACTCCATGTCAGTTCATTTGCCGCGGTACTGGAAAAAGATGAGCCGTTACCCGAAATACCCCCTCATCCATTGTCAGAAGTCGAAAAACACATTGGACAGCATGTTGCAAGCATCATCGAAGATGGTGCAACGCTTCAAATGGGAATAGGTGCAATACCAGATGCGACACTGGCGTGTTTAGGTAATCACAAAGACCTGGGTGTTCACACAGAGATGTTTTCCGATGGCGTGCTGCCGCTGATAGAAAGTGGCGTGATCAATAACCGATTAAAGACCAAACACCCAAATGTGCTTGTTTCTGGTTTTTTGATTGGCTCCAGAAAGCTATATGATTTTGTCGATGACAATCCGATGGTTCGCATGCTGGATATCGAATATGTAAACGATACAGCGGTGATCAGAAAGCAACCTAGGATGACCAGTATCAACAGCGCCATTGAGATAGATATCACGGGACAAGTCTGTGCAGACTCTATAGGCTCACGCATGTATAGTGGCGTTGGAGGTCAAATGGACTTTATTCGCGGAGCTTCGCTTTCTCCCGGTGGGAAACCCATCATTGCATTACCTTCTTCTACGAAAAGAGGCGAGTCGAAGATTGTCCCCTTTCTCAAGCAAGGTGCAGGGGTTGTGACCACCAGGGCACACGTTCATTACGTAGCTACCGAGCATGGCATTGTCAACCTGCAAGGCAAAAGTCTGAAACAAAGGGCCAAAGAAATGATCAGGATCGCTCATCCGGACCATCAGGAAACGTTGGAAAAGGCAGCTTTTGAGCGGTTTAAAAGTTTCTAA
- the hrpB gene encoding ATP-dependent helicase HrpB, with protein sequence MTFDPHTIDLPIVDVLDEASNQLSENNTVILHAPPGAGKSTLLPLALLDLPFLKEKKILMLEPRRLAAKSIAQRMSTLLEEPLGKTVGYRIRFETRVSDTTRIEVLTEGILTRMLQNDQELENVGLIIFDEFHERSIHADAALALCREAQSVLRPELRLLIMSATLNVPQLSSLLNAPVVASDGRQYPVEIIYTGEPDRTLIPEMASQTIIKAAKENDGDILAFFPGQGEIRKSEELLRRNLKGFHIHPLYGQLPFKQQQAAIWPNREGKRKVVLATSIAETSLTIEGIKVVVDAGYGRASRFDPRSGLSALHTHLISKDVADQRAGRAGRLEAGKCYRMWSLGTHERLDEHRTPEIMEADLASLVLDLALWGITDVNQLTWLTPPPKGKLKQASDILHELGALDKGRITEHGKKMHKIPCHPRLAHLLLIAEEQDLLDLATDLAAVLEERDPLPPNSGIDINLRIEALRKHRSEDRQGRGLSRIEKVAASYRKLFDIESSDEPVDDFETGFLLAQAYPERIASARPGNNAQFQLANGKLAMAGHRDDLAHEAWLAVAHLDARDGMGKIFLASPLNPQDLAPLVKEVEIVKWDTDDGGLVATKDLRIGNIILQSKPLPEPDESRRSEAILNAVREEGAQLLDISEEVKQLQYRVLSLRKWNPGGPWPDLSLITLLLTVEEWLSPYLDQIKKPEDFRKLNLIDILTHFLPYELQQELSEKAPIKIEVPSGSNIKIEYFEDGAPPVLAARLQELFGMGETPKINNGKTGLLMHLLSPGFKPVQITSDLKSFWDNTYFEVRKELKRRYPKHEWPDDPWSAEAVRGVKRRNKQ encoded by the coding sequence GTGACATTCGACCCTCACACCATTGATCTTCCTATCGTAGATGTGCTCGATGAAGCAAGCAATCAGCTTTCAGAGAACAACACGGTCATACTACACGCGCCTCCCGGAGCGGGTAAAAGTACATTACTACCACTGGCCTTACTGGACCTTCCATTTTTGAAGGAAAAGAAGATCCTGATGCTGGAACCTCGACGACTGGCGGCAAAATCCATTGCGCAACGCATGTCAACCTTATTAGAAGAGCCTCTGGGCAAGACAGTGGGATATCGCATTCGCTTCGAAACGCGGGTAAGTGATACAACGCGCATTGAAGTGCTTACAGAGGGAATCCTGACTCGAATGCTTCAAAATGATCAGGAATTGGAAAATGTGGGACTGATCATATTTGATGAGTTCCATGAGCGGAGTATACATGCAGATGCCGCGTTGGCTTTGTGTCGCGAAGCGCAATCAGTTTTACGACCTGAACTGAGACTACTCATCATGTCTGCTACGTTGAACGTACCGCAACTGAGCAGCCTGTTAAATGCGCCAGTCGTAGCGAGCGATGGCCGGCAGTATCCGGTTGAAATTATCTACACGGGTGAACCCGACCGCACACTCATCCCGGAAATGGCCAGTCAAACCATCATCAAGGCTGCCAAAGAAAATGACGGTGACATCCTCGCGTTTTTCCCCGGTCAGGGAGAAATTAGGAAAAGCGAAGAATTACTCCGAAGGAATCTGAAAGGATTTCATATTCACCCACTGTATGGCCAACTTCCGTTCAAGCAACAGCAAGCCGCTATCTGGCCCAATCGCGAAGGCAAAAGAAAAGTGGTATTGGCCACCTCTATCGCGGAAACCAGTCTTACAATCGAAGGCATCAAAGTCGTTGTTGATGCGGGATATGGACGTGCTTCCCGGTTCGATCCAAGATCTGGGCTCTCCGCCCTACATACACACCTGATCAGTAAAGATGTAGCGGACCAACGTGCTGGTAGAGCGGGCCGATTAGAAGCGGGCAAATGCTATCGCATGTGGTCTTTGGGCACACATGAGCGACTTGACGAGCATCGAACCCCGGAAATCATGGAAGCAGATCTCGCTTCTTTGGTGCTGGACCTGGCTTTGTGGGGCATTACTGATGTGAACCAATTGACATGGCTCACACCTCCACCGAAAGGCAAACTCAAACAAGCATCCGACATCTTGCATGAACTGGGCGCATTGGATAAAGGAAGGATCACGGAGCATGGAAAGAAAATGCATAAGATCCCTTGTCACCCAAGGCTAGCCCACCTACTATTGATTGCCGAGGAGCAGGACCTGTTGGACCTGGCCACGGATCTTGCTGCCGTTCTGGAAGAGCGTGACCCCTTACCCCCCAATAGCGGGATCGATATCAACCTAAGAATAGAAGCGTTACGCAAACACCGCTCAGAAGACCGACAGGGACGTGGTTTGAGTCGTATCGAGAAAGTGGCCGCCTCCTACCGTAAATTATTTGATATCGAGTCTTCTGATGAACCAGTTGACGATTTTGAAACGGGTTTTCTTTTGGCCCAAGCGTATCCTGAACGTATTGCCAGTGCAAGGCCCGGTAACAATGCGCAATTTCAGCTCGCCAACGGTAAATTGGCTATGGCCGGACACAGAGATGATTTGGCGCATGAAGCCTGGCTGGCGGTTGCGCATCTCGATGCACGTGATGGCATGGGGAAAATATTCCTGGCCTCCCCCTTGAATCCGCAGGACCTTGCTCCCCTGGTAAAAGAAGTAGAAATCGTCAAATGGGACACGGATGATGGCGGTTTGGTGGCGACAAAAGACCTGCGAATAGGAAACATCATATTGCAGTCCAAGCCTTTGCCAGAACCAGATGAAAGTCGTCGATCGGAAGCAATCCTAAATGCCGTAAGAGAGGAAGGAGCACAATTACTGGACATTTCTGAAGAAGTCAAGCAACTTCAATATCGGGTGCTCAGTCTCAGAAAATGGAATCCCGGCGGCCCATGGCCGGACTTAAGCCTCATTACCTTACTGCTCACCGTCGAAGAATGGCTGAGCCCATACCTGGACCAGATCAAAAAACCAGAAGATTTCCGTAAGCTTAACCTAATTGATATTCTGACCCATTTCTTACCCTACGAGTTGCAACAAGAGCTTTCCGAAAAAGCCCCGATTAAAATTGAAGTTCCAAGCGGTTCCAATATTAAAATCGAGTATTTCGAAGATGGCGCCCCTCCTGTACTGGCGGCCCGTTTACAGGAGCTATTCGGCATGGGAGAAACTCCTAAAATCAATAATGGAAAAACTGGCCTTTTAATGCACTTGTTATCTCCCGGATTCAAACCCGTACAGATCACCTCGGATCTAAAAAGCTTCTGGGACAATACTTACTTTGAAGTACGCAAAGAATTGAAAAGAAGATACCCTAAACACGAATGGCCCGACGACCCCTGGAGTGCGGAAGCAGTTCGAGGTGTCAAACGACGGAACAAACAATAA
- a CDS encoding response regulator: MKKLKKILLVDDDEHTNFLNKTIIRHAKFADEVVSQIKAEEALKYIAEETRNGNLPDLIFLDINMPLMDGWDFMREYAQMGLNGVGPKVIMLTSSINPKDEERAAAIKELSGFRSKPLSYDVLNDIYDRFFDTEE, from the coding sequence GTGAAGAAACTCAAGAAAATTTTGCTCGTCGATGACGATGAGCACACCAACTTTCTAAATAAGACAATTATTCGACACGCGAAGTTCGCGGATGAGGTTGTTTCTCAGATCAAAGCGGAAGAAGCTTTGAAGTACATTGCCGAAGAGACCAGGAATGGCAACTTACCAGACCTGATTTTTCTCGACATCAACATGCCTTTAATGGACGGTTGGGATTTCATGCGTGAATACGCTCAGATGGGCCTCAATGGTGTTGGACCAAAGGTCATCATGCTTACGTCATCGATCAACCCTAAAGACGAAGAGCGAGCAGCAGCCATCAAAGAGTTATCCGGATTTAGATCAAAACCACTTTCATACGACGTACTGAACGACATCTACGATCGATTCTTTGATACAGAAGAATAG
- a CDS encoding RsmF rRNA methyltransferase first C-terminal domain-containing protein has translation MILPHAFEDQLSFLDADEVIDLKSALTESPVTSLRVNPAKWAHEVILPKVPWTDHGYYLPERPNFTCDPLLHAGAYYVQEASSMVVGYILKSLLEKLPEQAMVLDLCAAPGGKSTDLAAGLRPGDILLSNEVIQSRARILKETVMKWGAASHWVSSNDPEDFKQLPGMFDLMLIDAPCSGEGLFRKGPEAMKEWSPEAVSHCQKRQQRILADAWDSLAEEGFLIYATCTYNQYENEEVLQWLIDNHEVAPVPMAVAEFGFKVFEQQGFPLYKAFPHQVKGEGFTYFVIQKKELTESVAPKAKRKKDQRKRVSVEKYIKDPQAEGLVVDEVLYYTDDLPTRDLLGERLHMLKSGLRIGEFKKNKLVPEHELALSQLISEHYQSIELTYEQAILYLRKEAFDAPEGDRGFNVVRYKNVNLGFINHLGNRFNSLYPSGLRIHSQQCDSAERNII, from the coding sequence ATGATTTTACCACACGCTTTTGAAGATCAGCTTTCGTTTTTAGATGCTGATGAGGTCATTGACTTAAAATCTGCGCTCACTGAATCACCTGTAACAAGCTTGAGGGTCAATCCTGCGAAATGGGCACATGAGGTGATCTTGCCAAAAGTCCCCTGGACGGATCATGGTTATTACTTACCGGAACGCCCCAATTTTACGTGTGATCCGTTGTTGCATGCGGGGGCTTACTATGTACAGGAAGCTTCTTCCATGGTTGTCGGGTACATTTTGAAGTCATTATTGGAAAAGTTGCCAGAGCAGGCGATGGTGCTGGATTTGTGTGCTGCTCCTGGAGGGAAATCCACAGATCTGGCCGCAGGACTGAGGCCAGGTGATATTTTGCTTTCTAATGAAGTGATTCAAAGTCGAGCACGGATCTTGAAAGAGACAGTAATGAAATGGGGAGCTGCTTCGCATTGGGTATCTTCCAATGATCCCGAAGACTTCAAGCAATTACCAGGCATGTTTGATCTCATGCTAATTGATGCGCCTTGTTCGGGCGAAGGACTGTTTAGAAAAGGTCCTGAAGCCATGAAGGAATGGTCTCCGGAGGCAGTATCCCATTGTCAGAAACGTCAGCAGCGTATCCTGGCAGATGCCTGGGATAGCCTTGCGGAAGAAGGGTTTTTGATCTATGCGACTTGTACTTACAATCAGTACGAGAATGAAGAAGTCCTTCAGTGGCTTATCGACAATCACGAAGTAGCTCCGGTACCGATGGCGGTAGCGGAGTTTGGATTCAAGGTATTTGAGCAGCAGGGATTTCCTTTGTATAAGGCCTTTCCTCATCAAGTGAAAGGGGAGGGGTTCACCTATTTTGTGATTCAAAAGAAGGAATTGACTGAAAGTGTAGCACCGAAAGCCAAACGAAAGAAAGACCAACGCAAACGAGTATCGGTAGAAAAATACATCAAAGATCCGCAGGCTGAAGGTCTGGTTGTGGATGAAGTATTGTATTATACCGATGATTTGCCAACCCGTGATTTGTTGGGTGAACGATTGCATATGCTGAAAAGCGGTTTACGAATCGGGGAGTTCAAAAAGAATAAGTTGGTCCCTGAACATGAATTGGCCCTTTCACAATTAATTAGCGAACACTATCAATCTATTGAACTTACTTACGAACAGGCGATTCTCTATTTAAGAAAGGAGGCATTTGATGCTCCTGAGGGTGATCGAGGATTTAATGTAGTTAGGTATAAAAACGTCAACCTGGGATTTATCAATCACTTGGGCAATCGATTCAATAGCTTATACCCCTCGGGATTAAGAATCCATTCGCAGCAATGTGATTCCGCCGAGCGGAATATCATATGA
- a CDS encoding DUF2490 domain-containing protein translates to MKRNFLQHALLVFCFVLIFQGVAIGQNQDKAIVNETILWYYYSQKVKLSNKWSLSGIVQYRDFTDRTEDYHIFLTASATRKLKNGFSVGFGFTNLNINRTAGSDFVLVPELRPFQSLSYGFKQGNTNFSWRVMAEERWFRNAADGELVSGYSYQWRFRNKFQFMFPIANKLSLELSSEVMVNAGDPVVINVFDQHRGIVQFHWDLAPFKIMAGYMHWFFQTAANQHQNRHTILLGLSHSLDLTK, encoded by the coding sequence TTGAAACGGAACTTTCTTCAGCACGCCCTCCTTGTTTTTTGTTTTGTATTAATTTTTCAAGGCGTTGCTATCGGCCAGAATCAGGACAAAGCCATTGTCAACGAGACCATTCTATGGTACTACTATAGCCAAAAAGTGAAGCTTAGTAACAAATGGAGCTTATCCGGGATTGTGCAATACCGTGATTTTACAGATCGGACCGAAGATTATCATATTTTCCTGACTGCAAGTGCGACCAGAAAGCTGAAAAATGGATTTTCCGTCGGCTTTGGGTTCACTAACCTTAACATCAACCGAACGGCAGGAAGCGATTTTGTCCTGGTCCCTGAATTAAGGCCGTTTCAAAGTTTGTCTTATGGCTTCAAACAAGGCAATACCAACTTTTCATGGCGTGTGATGGCAGAAGAGCGTTGGTTCAGAAATGCTGCAGATGGAGAGCTTGTTTCCGGCTATAGCTATCAGTGGCGTTTTCGAAACAAGTTTCAGTTCATGTTTCCTATAGCTAATAAGCTATCTCTGGAACTCAGTTCAGAGGTAATGGTTAATGCAGGAGACCCGGTTGTTATCAATGTATTTGATCAGCATCGAGGAATTGTGCAATTCCACTGGGACCTTGCTCCATTCAAAATCATGGCCGGCTACATGCACTGGTTCTTTCAAACGGCTGCCAATCAGCATCAGAATCGACATACCATTTTGTTAGGACTATCACATTCGTTGGATTTGACGAAGTGA